A region from the Flexibacter flexilis DSM 6793 genome encodes:
- a CDS encoding cob(I)yrinic acid a,c-diamide adenosyltransferase: MKIYTKTGDAGKTSLIGGTRVPKSDSRINAYGTVDELNAYIGLLRDQPVNVQRKDLLKEIQDRLFTIGSSLAADPNKSNLKVPDLLASDVELLEKEIDAMNETLEPLRAFVLPGGHQSVSFAHIARTVCRRAERLIVELSTHDFVAELVAIYLNRLSDYLFVLSRAMAHELGAEEVTWKPRM; this comes from the coding sequence ATGAAAATATACACAAAAACAGGCGACGCGGGCAAAACTTCCTTGATAGGGGGGACGCGTGTGCCCAAATCCGACAGCCGCATTAATGCTTACGGCACGGTGGACGAGCTTAACGCCTACATTGGCTTGTTGCGCGACCAACCCGTAAATGTGCAGCGCAAGGATTTACTCAAAGAAATTCAGGACAGATTGTTTACGATTGGCTCATCGCTGGCCGCCGACCCCAACAAATCCAACCTAAAAGTACCAGATTTGTTGGCTTCGGACGTAGAGCTTTTGGAAAAAGAAATTGATGCCATGAACGAAACGCTTGAGCCACTAAGGGCTTTTGTGTTGCCAGGTGGTCATCAATCCGTTTCGTTTGCGCACATTGCGCGTACGGTTTGCCGCCGTGCCGAACGCCTCATCGTAGAGCTTTCCACACACGATTTTGTAGCCGAATTGGTGGCTATTTACCTGAATCGTTTGTCAGATTATTTGTTTGTGCTTTCGCGTGCCATGGCGCATGAGCTTGGCGCAGAAGAAGTTACTTGGAAACCAAGAATGTAA
- a CDS encoding DUF3137 domain-containing protein codes for MNKLHNLKSFYDKELVPELHNIEKSRKSILVKMGLLVAALGVFFPSAAYFIVTHAEPIYILYFIPVFALAAVGFYMMFESLIKNTSYYEEFKLHVINKLIHFINPTLHYDKKHFISQREYFNSGFFQKTPIFMDGDDHVSGTVDNVKIEFSELKAKFKSKDDRAKFGAKYQFRGIFFVAESPKPFPADVVIEPNKAKGDVVGQVLKLNNEQFNSYFQVRVLSDKQLVEAQQMFNEEFVSKIVAFKNQLHNDVYISFVYNKMYVAIAHDKDLFEPNVMTTSLNFDSIRVHFNDLYFPISVIEHFAAHKEFEVINQ; via the coding sequence ATGAACAAGCTGCATAATCTCAAAAGTTTCTATGATAAGGAACTGGTTCCCGAATTGCATAATATAGAAAAGAGCCGCAAATCCATTTTGGTAAAAATGGGCTTGTTGGTCGCGGCTTTGGGTGTATTTTTTCCATCGGCAGCGTATTTTATCGTAACGCACGCCGAGCCGATTTATATTCTATATTTTATCCCAGTGTTTGCATTGGCCGCTGTCGGATTTTATATGATGTTTGAGTCGCTTATCAAAAATACGAGTTATTATGAAGAGTTTAAGTTGCACGTAATCAACAAACTAATTCACTTCATCAACCCGACGTTACACTACGACAAAAAGCATTTTATCTCCCAGCGAGAATATTTTAATAGTGGCTTTTTCCAAAAAACACCGATTTTCATGGACGGCGACGACCATGTTTCGGGAACGGTGGACAATGTAAAAATTGAGTTTTCGGAGCTGAAAGCCAAATTTAAGAGCAAAGATGATCGAGCGAAATTCGGAGCAAAATACCAGTTTAGAGGTATCTTTTTTGTTGCCGAGTCACCCAAGCCGTTTCCTGCTGACGTGGTAATAGAGCCGAATAAAGCCAAAGGCGATGTCGTTGGACAGGTGCTAAAGTTGAACAACGAACAATTTAACTCGTATTTTCAGGTACGTGTTTTGTCCGACAAACAATTGGTAGAGGCGCAACAAATGTTTAATGAAGAGTTTGTGAGCAAAATAGTAGCTTTCAAAAATCAGCTTCACAACGACGTATATATTTCGTTTGTTTACAACAAAATGTATGTGGCCATCGCCCACGACAAAGATTTGTTTGAACCAAACGTAATGACTACCAGCTTGAACTTTGACTCCATTCGGGTGCATTTCAACGATTTATATTTCCCGATTAGCGTTATCGAACATTTCGCTGCGCACAAAGAATTTGAAGTCATTAATCAGTAA
- a CDS encoding thiol-disulfide oxidoreductase DCC family protein yields the protein MKTASIPEGKSVVLFDGVCNFCNSSVNFIIDHDPAQHFVFTALQEPVGQQILQDFGLRTEDFDSIVLVKNGKIYQKSSAALQIARGLSGLWPLFFGFWIIPSFVRDVFYDILARNRYRWFGRQESCRMPTPELRARFLK from the coding sequence ATGAAAACGGCCTCTATTCCTGAAGGTAAAAGTGTGGTGTTGTTCGATGGGGTTTGTAATTTTTGTAATAGTTCGGTCAATTTTATCATCGACCACGACCCCGCGCAACACTTTGTTTTTACGGCTTTGCAAGAGCCTGTTGGCCAGCAGATTTTACAAGATTTTGGCCTTCGCACCGAAGATTTTGACAGTATCGTTTTGGTTAAAAACGGTAAAATTTATCAAAAGTCGTCGGCGGCTTTGCAAATCGCACGCGGCTTGAGTGGGCTTTGGCCATTGTTTTTTGGATTTTGGATAATACCTTCGTTTGTTCGGGACGTTTTTTACGATATACTGGCGCGTAACAGATACCGTTGGTTTGGTCGTCAGGAAAGTTGCCGTATGCCAACCCCCGAACTGCGGGCAAGGTTTTTGAAATAA
- a CDS encoding S8 family serine peptidase, whose product MEKNKKITLLFLALMANVAATLAAPRKFFVYFTDKNNSPYSILQPQNFLSERAIARRTNQNIAITTRDLPVNSSYVSQVQATGATVLYTSRWFNAAIVETDSSVLNTILQLPFVAKSERLTLRHSGKNLFPERNLTAIKTENYGLSQNQIQMLGADTMHALGYRGEGMQVAILDAGFLGINQHESFTHLFTNQQILGTYDFVARDSSVYEDHWHGAGVLSCMASYAPSKVIGTAFKAKYYLFRTENAATEYEIECANWAIAAEKADSLGVDVINSSLGYTSFDDASMNLTYNDLDGNKTIITRAADYAAATGMLVVSSAGNEGNNTAWGGFLSVPADGDSILTVGAVNSAGNYVSFSSRGPTADGRIKPDVVAQGSAVALVAAGTTNQYTTSSGTSFSSPLMAGLATSFWQANPTLNNYQVIEALRNSGTNHLTPNNQIGYGIPSFVRAHQLLSNTPPKLDNQNSLVIAPTLVGNQPLMLYVGTKHLGSEANITLLEDTGKIIDKMHIAAADFKNTLALKTQNLSKGIFMVRVEMGSTVQVFRLLKQ is encoded by the coding sequence ATGGAAAAGAATAAAAAAATAACACTACTATTCCTTGCACTTATGGCCAATGTAGCTGCTACGCTGGCCGCGCCGCGCAAATTTTTTGTTTATTTTACCGATAAAAACAATTCGCCTTACAGCATTTTGCAGCCTCAAAACTTTTTGTCAGAGAGAGCCATCGCACGACGCACCAACCAAAACATTGCCATTACAACCCGCGATTTGCCCGTAAACAGCAGCTATGTAAGTCAAGTGCAAGCCACTGGCGCAACCGTGCTTTATACGTCTCGGTGGTTCAATGCGGCCATTGTCGAAACGGACAGCAGCGTATTGAATACCATTTTACAATTACCATTTGTAGCTAAATCTGAGCGGCTTACGCTGCGTCATTCGGGTAAAAATCTTTTTCCTGAAAGAAACCTTACGGCCATCAAAACTGAAAATTATGGCCTATCACAAAACCAAATCCAGATGCTTGGTGCAGACACAATGCACGCGCTGGGTTATCGCGGGGAAGGAATGCAAGTGGCTATTTTGGACGCAGGCTTTTTGGGTATAAATCAACACGAATCCTTCACACATTTGTTTACGAATCAGCAAATTTTGGGGACTTACGATTTTGTGGCTCGCGACTCGTCCGTTTACGAAGACCATTGGCACGGCGCGGGTGTGCTGTCGTGTATGGCCTCGTATGCGCCCAGCAAAGTAATTGGCACGGCCTTTAAAGCAAAATATTATTTGTTTCGCACCGAAAATGCCGCCACTGAATACGAAATTGAGTGCGCTAACTGGGCGATTGCCGCCGAAAAAGCCGACAGTTTGGGCGTAGATGTTATCAATAGTTCGTTGGGTTACACCAGCTTTGACGATGCCAGTATGAACTTGACTTACAACGACTTGGACGGAAACAAAACCATTATCACACGGGCAGCAGACTACGCCGCAGCTACTGGTATGCTGGTGGTGAGCAGCGCAGGCAACGAAGGCAACAACACGGCTTGGGGCGGCTTTTTGTCTGTTCCCGCCGACGGCGATTCTATCCTGACAGTTGGGGCAGTAAATAGTGCAGGAAATTATGTTTCGTTTAGCTCCAGAGGCCCAACGGCAGACGGTCGTATTAAACCCGACGTAGTGGCACAAGGTTCGGCGGTGGCATTGGTCGCAGCAGGCACCACCAACCAATACACCACTTCCAGCGGCACTTCTTTTTCTTCGCCGCTGATGGCTGGTTTGGCCACTTCTTTTTGGCAAGCAAACCCAACGCTTAACAACTACCAAGTAATTGAGGCATTGCGCAATTCGGGAACAAATCACCTAACACCCAACAACCAAATAGGTTACGGGATTCCGAGTTTTGTGCGTGCTCACCAGCTTTTGAGCAATACGCCTCCCAAGCTCGACAACCAAAATAGCCTTGTGATAGCTCCTACCCTCGTGGGCAACCAGCCGCTTATGCTATACGTTGGTACAAAGCATTTGGGCAGCGAAGCAAACATTACGCTGTTGGAAGATACAGGCAAAATTATTGACAAAATGCACATTGCTGCCGCCGATTTCAAAAACACATTAGCCCTCAAAACACAAAATTTGAGCAAAGGTATTTTTATGGTTCGGGTAGAAATGGGTTCGACGGTTCAGGTATTCCGATTACTCAAACAATAA
- a CDS encoding uracil-DNA glycosylase, whose amino-acid sequence MNVQIAESWKNVLQPEFEKPYFEQLASFVKEEYRTQTVYPAGKLIFNAFDKCSFENAKVVILGQDPYHGEGQANGLSFSVNDGVRKPPSLVNIFKEINNDLGQAAPASGNLERWAEQGVLLLNSVLTVRANTAGSHQNKGWEKFTDAVIYALSEQRENLVFILWGSPAQKKGGVIDPTKHLILKSVHPSPLSAERGFYGNHHFSRTNEYLQAHGKTPIRW is encoded by the coding sequence ATGAATGTTCAAATTGCTGAATCTTGGAAAAACGTATTACAACCCGAATTTGAAAAGCCGTATTTTGAGCAACTCGCCTCTTTCGTGAAAGAAGAATATCGTACCCAAACGGTTTACCCTGCGGGCAAACTTATTTTTAATGCTTTTGACAAATGCAGTTTTGAAAATGCGAAAGTGGTGATTTTGGGGCAAGACCCGTATCATGGTGAAGGTCAGGCCAACGGCTTGAGTTTTTCGGTGAATGATGGTGTGCGCAAACCACCGTCTTTGGTCAATATTTTTAAAGAAATTAATAACGATTTGGGGCAGGCTGCACCCGCCTCAGGCAACTTGGAACGTTGGGCAGAGCAAGGCGTTTTGTTGCTCAACTCGGTGCTGACGGTACGCGCCAACACGGCGGGTTCGCATCAGAACAAAGGTTGGGAGAAATTTACGGATGCTGTGATTTATGCTTTGTCGGAGCAGCGCGAAAACCTTGTGTTTATTTTGTGGGGTTCGCCTGCGCAAAAAAAAGGTGGAGTCATAGACCCCACCAAGCATTTAATTTTGAAATCAGTACACCCTTCGCCGCTCTCGGCGGAACGTGGTTTTTATGGTAATCATCATTTTTCGCGCACCAATGAGTATTTGCAGGCACACGGCAAAACGCCGATTAGATGGTAG
- a CDS encoding 7TM diverse intracellular signaling domain-containing protein, producing the protein MKSYICYCFYFLSILFLPDRTFAQNAVNLPLTNEKQHYFTHKEIEVLEDSSQGEKLTLAQVQQLSAQFRPTDTQSPKSINPNVYYWYKIKIHHPAHMLSETWLLEFFDQTIDHIEAYVPLVNGNYNHIVMGDNQPFSQRLYQHKNFEIRLSDQLRGDQIYYFRIKSHQVADVIIALRSFSWFVNYALDEYFVFGIFYGMISVFSLYNFIMFMVMRQRQYLYYVLYILSVGLYQMCTDGIAYQFLWPNAMNWNQYAYGIPLYGVSIFALLFTLELLHVRAKSKNIYLFIWGIIALRTVFFVLCLFNPLWFGFKFIEFIPLLASFGTGLYLLWQGYSPATFFVGGYSFLLFGFIIKLLIAIYPDRLPFGAVTHYSLSFCFVAEMVLLSFAIGDKVSILKRKKEKAQQRIIKQLTINEKLKDQLNNELEQQVKARTKELWEKTEIIENQNLALLDANKQLQEQAEEIARINELLQQDNKALLSDVQNEKQARVLSKIPDFEEFSRIYPDNETCFQFLEQLKWKNGYRCLKCGHGHHFQGHAPHSRRCAKCDYEESVTISTIFQNARIPLNKAFYITFLVYSTKGQISSHKLSELIGIRQSTCWSYSSRIKKIMQESGKKRHNDEGWVSLIFE; encoded by the coding sequence ATGAAATCTTATATCTGTTACTGTTTTTACTTTTTAAGTATCCTTTTTCTGCCTGACAGAACTTTTGCACAAAATGCAGTAAATCTGCCACTTACTAACGAAAAACAACATTATTTCACACACAAAGAAATAGAGGTTTTGGAGGATAGCTCACAGGGAGAAAAACTAACATTGGCGCAAGTGCAACAACTTTCCGCACAGTTCCGCCCCACTGATACGCAAAGCCCCAAAAGCATTAATCCTAATGTCTATTATTGGTACAAAATCAAGATTCACCATCCCGCGCATATGCTTTCCGAAACGTGGCTACTGGAGTTTTTCGACCAAACCATTGACCACATCGAAGCCTACGTACCACTGGTAAACGGCAATTACAACCATATAGTAATGGGTGATAACCAGCCTTTTAGCCAAAGACTTTACCAACACAAAAACTTTGAAATACGTCTTTCTGACCAGTTGCGCGGCGACCAGATTTATTATTTTCGCATCAAATCGCATCAGGTGGCCGATGTAATTATTGCGCTACGCTCCTTTAGTTGGTTTGTCAATTATGCCTTAGACGAATATTTCGTTTTCGGCATTTTCTATGGCATGATTTCCGTGTTCAGCCTCTACAATTTCATTATGTTTATGGTAATGCGCCAACGCCAATACCTGTACTATGTTTTGTATATTTTGAGTGTTGGATTGTATCAAATGTGCACCGACGGCATTGCCTACCAATTTCTTTGGCCTAATGCCATGAACTGGAATCAATACGCTTACGGTATTCCGCTCTACGGCGTGAGTATTTTCGCGCTACTGTTCACACTGGAACTGCTGCACGTACGCGCCAAATCCAAGAATATTTACCTTTTTATTTGGGGAATTATCGCGCTGAGAACCGTTTTTTTTGTGTTGTGCTTGTTCAATCCGCTTTGGTTTGGATTCAAATTCATTGAATTTATTCCGCTATTGGCCAGCTTCGGGACGGGTTTGTATTTGCTTTGGCAAGGTTATTCGCCTGCTACTTTTTTCGTAGGCGGCTATTCATTTTTGCTTTTCGGCTTCATTATCAAACTTTTAATCGCGATTTATCCTGACAGATTGCCATTTGGTGCGGTCACGCATTACAGCCTAAGTTTTTGTTTTGTGGCCGAAATGGTGCTGCTTTCATTTGCCATCGGCGACAAGGTGAGCATTCTCAAACGCAAAAAAGAAAAAGCCCAACAGCGGATCATTAAGCAACTGACCATCAACGAAAAACTCAAAGACCAACTCAACAACGAACTGGAGCAACAAGTAAAAGCACGAACCAAAGAGCTTTGGGAAAAAACAGAAATCATTGAAAATCAAAATCTTGCGCTTCTGGATGCCAACAAGCAACTGCAAGAGCAAGCCGAAGAAATCGCACGCATTAACGAGCTACTCCAGCAAGACAACAAAGCCTTGCTTTCGGACGTACAAAACGAAAAGCAAGCACGTGTACTTTCAAAAATTCCTGATTTCGAGGAATTTAGCCGTATTTACCCCGACAACGAAACTTGTTTTCAGTTTTTGGAACAGCTCAAATGGAAAAACGGTTATCGCTGTCTAAAATGCGGACATGGACATCATTTTCAAGGGCACGCGCCGCACAGCAGGCGTTGCGCCAAATGCGATTACGAAGAGTCCGTAACCATTAGTACCATTTTCCAAAACGCCCGTATTCCGCTAAACAAAGCCTTTTACATTACGTTTTTGGTGTACTCGACAAAAGGCCAAATTTCATCGCACAAGCTCTCGGAGCTGATTGGCATACGCCAAAGTACGTGTTGGTCGTATAGCTCGCGTATCAAGAAAATAATGCAGGAATCGGGCAAAAAACGCCACAACGACGAAGGTTGGGTATCGCTGATTTTTGAGTAA
- a CDS encoding ABC transporter permease, with translation MNITENIKEGLRAIRSNTLRTILTALIIAIGITALVGILTAIDGIQASVDSNLADLGANSFEINKKGQGGGRRRQGGKAEKVYPEITYKEALAYKDLFQKASQISVSTDVSFNAEVKHGSISTNPNSQVTGIDENYLQSKGFNLSKGRGFSTTELKYGVPVAIIGQELGDKLFPKISPINNFVQVLGARYMVVGIIESSGGGLGGNGSNRSVLIPLENANQLGAGQTLTYNITTISKGGDIDNVMGEATGVMRLVRHDKTGQPNSFEISKSESLASAMDSITGSLRGAGFGIGFITLLGAAIGLMNIMLVSVTERTKEIGVRKALGATPARIRQQFLVEAVVICLLGGLGGIVLGILIGNAVSSLTGASGFIVPWLWIMVGLVVCVAVGILSGYYPAYKASKMDPIESLRFE, from the coding sequence ATGAATATTACAGAAAATATCAAAGAAGGCCTCCGAGCCATACGTTCCAACACCCTACGCACTATCCTGACGGCTCTAATCATTGCCATTGGCATTACGGCATTGGTCGGCATCCTGACGGCTATCGACGGCATACAAGCCTCCGTAGATAGTAATTTGGCCGATTTGGGGGCAAATTCTTTTGAAATCAATAAAAAAGGGCAAGGCGGCGGCAGACGCAGACAAGGCGGCAAAGCAGAAAAAGTTTATCCCGAAATTACTTACAAAGAAGCTCTTGCTTACAAAGATTTATTTCAGAAAGCTTCACAAATTAGCGTTTCGACGGACGTTTCCTTCAATGCCGAAGTAAAACACGGATCTATTTCCACTAATCCCAACTCTCAAGTAACAGGCATTGACGAAAATTATTTGCAAAGCAAAGGTTTTAACCTTTCCAAAGGACGCGGATTTTCGACTACCGAACTCAAATACGGCGTACCTGTGGCCATTATTGGCCAAGAGCTAGGCGACAAACTTTTTCCGAAAATATCACCTATCAATAATTTTGTGCAGGTGCTTGGCGCGCGCTACATGGTGGTGGGCATCATCGAATCCAGTGGCGGCGGATTGGGCGGCAATGGCTCAAACAGAAGTGTACTTATTCCGCTGGAAAACGCCAACCAACTCGGAGCAGGCCAGACACTTACCTACAACATCACGACCATCTCCAAAGGCGGCGACATAGACAACGTAATGGGCGAAGCCACTGGCGTAATGCGTTTGGTGCGCCACGACAAAACAGGCCAACCCAACTCTTTTGAAATCTCCAAAAGCGAGTCGCTGGCCTCAGCCATGGACAGCATCACGGGAAGCCTACGCGGTGCGGGCTTCGGCATCGGATTCATTACGTTATTGGGCGCGGCTATCGGCCTAATGAATATTATGTTGGTGTCCGTAACAGAACGCACCAAAGAAATTGGCGTTCGTAAAGCCTTGGGCGCAACGCCTGCCCGCATTCGCCAACAGTTTTTGGTGGAAGCCGTCGTAATTTGCTTGTTGGGCGGCTTGGGCGGCATCGTACTGGGCATTTTGATAGGCAATGCGGTTTCTTCGCTTACGGGAGCTTCGGGCTTTATTGTGCCTTGGCTCTGGATTATGGTCGGGCTGGTGGTTTGCGTAGCCGTTGGCATTTTGTCGGGTTATTATCCTGCCTACAAAGCCTCCAAAATGGATCCGATTGAGTCTTTGCGATTTGAATAA